The Myxococcota bacterium genome has a segment encoding these proteins:
- a CDS encoding alcohol dehydrogenase catalytic domain-containing protein has product MRAMVLSRLAPLADEPEPLALRDLPVPVPGADELLVEVAACGVCHTELDEIEGRTPPPRLPVVLGHQIVGRVRAVGSDALAARVGERVGVGWIHRSDGSARENLSPAFRATGRDVDGGYAEYAIAAADYAFPVPDAFDDAEAAPLLCAGAIGHRALRLAQIEDGQVLGLMGFGGSAHLVLQLARHRFPNARIFAFARDPEVRAFALREGADWAGATRDAPPAPLDAAIDTTPAWEPVVASLAALAPGGRLVVNAIRKEERDKRALLDLSYHEHLWMEREIKSVANITGSDVREFLAEAAEIPIRPRVETYPLEDANRALRELAAGRVRGAKVLRIGGASGR; this is encoded by the coding sequence ATGCGAGCGATGGTGCTGTCGCGGCTCGCGCCGCTCGCCGACGAGCCCGAGCCGCTCGCGCTCCGCGATCTCCCCGTTCCCGTGCCCGGCGCGGACGAGCTGCTGGTCGAGGTCGCGGCGTGCGGCGTCTGTCACACGGAGCTCGACGAGATCGAGGGACGCACGCCGCCGCCGCGTCTGCCCGTCGTCCTCGGCCACCAGATCGTCGGGCGTGTCCGCGCCGTCGGGAGCGACGCGCTCGCGGCGCGCGTCGGCGAGCGCGTCGGCGTCGGCTGGATCCACCGCTCCGACGGGAGCGCGCGCGAGAACCTGAGCCCCGCGTTCCGCGCCACGGGGCGCGACGTCGACGGAGGCTATGCCGAGTACGCGATCGCCGCGGCCGACTACGCGTTCCCGGTGCCCGACGCGTTCGACGACGCCGAGGCGGCTCCGCTCCTGTGCGCGGGCGCGATCGGCCACCGCGCGCTGCGGCTCGCGCAGATCGAGGACGGCCAGGTGCTCGGCCTGATGGGCTTCGGCGGCTCGGCGCACCTCGTGCTGCAGCTCGCCCGCCACCGCTTCCCGAACGCGCGCATCTTCGCGTTCGCGCGCGACCCCGAGGTGCGCGCCTTCGCGCTGCGCGAGGGCGCCGATTGGGCGGGCGCCACGCGCGATGCGCCTCCCGCTCCGCTCGACGCCGCGATCGACACGACGCCCGCGTGGGAGCCGGTCGTCGCGAGCCTCGCCGCGCTCGCGCCGGGCGGCCGGCTCGTCGTCAACGCGATCCGCAAGGAGGAGCGCGACAAGCGCGCGCTCCTCGATCTCTCGTACCACGAGCACCTGTGGATGGAGCGCGAGATCAAGAGCGTCGCGAACATCACCGGGAGCGACGTGCGCGAGTTCCTCGCCGAGGCGGCGGAGATCCCGATCCGTCCGCGGGTCGAGACCTATCCGCTCGAGGACGCGAACCGCGCGCTGCGCGAGCTCGCCGCGGGGCGCGTGCGCGGCGCCAAGGTGCTGCGGATCGGGGGCGCGAGCGGACGCTAG
- a CDS encoding sulfotransferase, producing MPFDWRLYLKLIGYSLRDARTPRRVGRVLFLALLCPSIVLFGSIGMLLDWVFFPGLRSTKVEKPVFVTGHARSGTSLMVKLLSRDRRMDWVMTYEMILPSIVQKRLVRWIAAVDAEYLGGALARRVTAFEDRLFEKGRQMHPMGLTIPEEDAFLLAATFLHAQIGLFFPYQREIDELFYFDQRTPRQKRRAMRFYADCIRRHLYTNGGTHHGLTFVSKNPTMVGALLSLRETFPDARFVVMMRNPYETIPSLLKMMVRNWRILGYQRDEVDEALQLLAKQCLYYYQYPFEALDDLPPERCAWVRYEELVDAPAKTIEALYAQLGIPMTPDYAAELEREESRSRKHRREHVYSLDEFGLTRAEIRDALPEAFERFGWDPPAPRAPETT from the coding sequence ATGCCCTTCGACTGGCGCCTCTACCTGAAGCTGATCGGGTACTCGCTGCGCGACGCGCGGACGCCGCGTCGCGTCGGGCGCGTCCTCTTCCTCGCCCTCCTCTGCCCGTCGATCGTGCTGTTCGGATCGATCGGCATGCTCCTCGACTGGGTCTTCTTCCCGGGCCTGCGCAGCACGAAGGTCGAGAAGCCCGTCTTCGTGACGGGCCACGCGCGCAGCGGCACGTCGCTGATGGTGAAGCTCCTCTCGCGCGATCGCCGCATGGACTGGGTGATGACGTACGAGATGATCCTACCGTCGATCGTGCAGAAGCGGCTCGTGCGCTGGATCGCTGCCGTCGACGCGGAGTACCTCGGCGGCGCGCTCGCGCGGCGCGTGACGGCCTTCGAGGACCGGCTCTTCGAGAAGGGCCGCCAGATGCACCCGATGGGGCTCACGATCCCCGAGGAGGACGCGTTCCTGCTCGCGGCGACCTTCCTGCACGCGCAGATCGGCCTCTTCTTCCCCTACCAGCGCGAGATCGACGAGCTCTTCTACTTCGACCAGCGCACGCCGCGCCAGAAGCGGCGCGCGATGCGCTTCTACGCCGACTGCATCCGCCGCCACCTCTACACGAACGGCGGCACGCACCACGGCCTGACCTTCGTGAGCAAGAACCCGACGATGGTCGGCGCCCTCCTGTCGCTGCGCGAGACCTTTCCCGACGCGCGCTTCGTCGTGATGATGCGCAACCCGTACGAGACGATCCCGAGCCTGCTCAAGATGATGGTCCGCAACTGGCGCATCCTCGGCTACCAGCGCGACGAGGTCGACGAGGCGCTCCAGCTCCTCGCGAAGCAGTGCCTCTACTACTACCAGTATCCGTTCGAGGCCCTCGACGACCTCCCGCCCGAGCGGTGCGCGTGGGTGCGGTACGAGGAGCTCGTCGACGCGCCGGCCAAGACGATCGAGGCGCTCTACGCGCAGCTCGGCATCCCCATGACGCCCGACTACGCCGCCGAGCTCGAGCGCGAGGAATCGCGGTCGCGCAAGCACCGGCGCGAGCACGTGTACAGCCTCGACGAGTTCGGCCTCACGCGCGCCGAGATCCGCGACGCGCTGCCGGAGGCCTTCGAGCGCTTCGGATGGGATCCGCCCGCGCCGCGCGCGCCCGAGACGACCTGA